From Dendropsophus ebraccatus isolate aDenEbr1 chromosome 10, aDenEbr1.pat, whole genome shotgun sequence:
AGGGAATATCTAAAGTAAATGAAAAGTGGAACATATCCCTGATTCGTCCTACTGCagaagttaaagagtcactgtcgtatttttttttttttttttttttttgcagaaatcaatagtccaggcgattttaagaaactttgtaattgggtttattagccaaatctgccattatctgcatgtaaaaagccttttcccaggtccccccctccttcctcttttccatccactgcaaaatatcaggaaattgtgacttgttgcaggagacgtcccctgtctgctctagggagaggggaggggggggggaggaaggagggagttagccagcagcagaaagcagataacagaggattacaggcagggagctgggtgacagctgtaatctgagctcaggcaggtcactggtgactgtcccaggagataacaggtgaggtatttgtagattaactctttgttgtcctgttttgtttttttctttagctctctgcataggagaacaatgaagacaggggggagagcttcaaactgcttttttatgataaaaatgcattttttggctaataaacccaattacaaagtttccttaaatctcctggactattgatttctgcaaaaaaaaaattcacgacagtgacactttcagttAGTGGCGCAGTGAATTTATGGGATCCCCGGAAGCTGTGTCCTTGGTGTACAGGTCGCAATATTCCAGGAGTAaagtaacttaaagtgtcactgtcgtttaatttatttttgcagaaatcaatagtgcaggtgattttaagaaactttgtaattgggtttattagccgaaaaatgcatttttatcatgaaaaagcagttttaagctctctcccctgtcttcatggttctctatggagaggggaggggtggagggagatgaggcaccaaaacaggacaacaaagagttaatttacagctacatcaccgggctatctcctctgaagtcagcaaacACCTATCTGACCTTTTGAATAGTGGCTTTCACACagatcccgctgtgtaatcctttgttttctgctctctgctggcgactattctcccctctccccccttcataggtcacacagggcacgactgatgtaaactagtcaagatttcctgataatgagcagtgaatgggagggggggggacaccttgggaaagtctttttgaatgcagataatggcatatttgcctaataaacccaattacaaagtttcttaaaatcccctggactattgatttctggaaaaaaacaaacaaacaaacacagtgacactttaacctattAAGGACGCAtaacgtacccgtacgtcatgtctccgcaagaggtgttcagagcggggccgcgcggcgaccccgctctgaaccaccacgatcctgggtgccacgtgtagcccgggaccgcggctattagcgggcacgggaccgctaatcaggtaatcagatgcagctgtcaaacttgacagctgcatcagattaccttctgcagaacttccctggtgtctagtggcggagatcgcccccccgggacgttgtcccagaggagcgatctccatgtctggtgccggccggggtttcggccaaaatggcgctgatcccggctcggcactcaaatGCTTTCGGTTTCGGTTTATTTGTAAAAATTgtattgtgggagttgtcctttaaagggaaccaatcacccagaaaatcaatgtaaagacaaggatatgtgctgatagatcacccagcacacttcccaaatatgcccctgtaacctctgtgcccccctcaattagacagtaatcttactttgttcaggtcacgcgctgtatgtaaatttttgctaagtagtcctggtgggcgtatgtagtcctggtgggcgtatgtagtcctggtgggcgtatgtagtcacggtccgggggcgtatctagtcacggtccgggggcgtatgtagtcacggtctggggctgtaatcacgcccagaggggcgtgattcggaggcttgcggtccagtgacgtcatcaggcggcttgcgttccgcgtcgcggccgcgccgacgtgttcgggaacccgcgcatgcgcagtacgtcagcgtcgtctcccgccgtactgcgcatgcgcgggttcccgaacacgtcggcgcggccgcgacgcggaacgcaagccgccggatgacgtcactggaccgcaagcctccgaatcacgcccctctgggcgtgattacagcccccggaccgtgactagatacgcccccggaccgtgactagatacgcccccggaccgtgactacatacgcccaccaggacaacatacgcccaccaggactacttagcacgtgctgtgtggtgttacaggtagaaaatacagcgttctgtgtggtgatacaggtagagaatacagcgtgctgtgtggtgttacagaaagagaatacagtgctgtgttttgttacaggaagagaatacagtgctgtgtggtgttacaggtagagaatacagagtgctgtgtggtgttacaggtagagaatacagtgctgtgtggtgttacaggtagagaatacagtgtgctatgtggtgttacaggtagagaatacagtgctgtgtggtgttacaggtagagaatacagcgtgctgtgtggtgttacaggtagagaatacagcgtgctgtgtggtgttacaggtagagaatacagcgtgctgtgtggtgttacaggtagagaatacagtgtgctgtgtggtgttacaggtagagaatacagcgtgctatatggtgttacaggtagagaatacagcactgtgtggtgttacaggtagagaatacagtgtgctgtgtggtgttacaggtagagaatacagcgtgctgtgtggtgttacaggtagagaatacagtgctgtgtggtgttacaggtagagaatacagcgtgctatgtggtgttacaggtagagaatacagcgtgctgtgtggtgttacaggtagagaatacagcgtgctatatggtgttacaggtagagaatacagcactgtgtggtgttacaggtagagaatacagtgtgctgtgtggtgttacaggtagagaatacagcgtgctgtgtggtgttacaggtagagaatacagtgctgtgtggtgttacaggtagagaatacagcgtgctatgtggtgttacaggtagagaatacagcgtgctgtgtggtgttacaggtagagaatacagtgctgtgtggtgttacaggtagagaatacagtgtgctgtgtggtgttacaggtagagaatacagtgctgtgtggtgttacaggtagagaatacagtgctgtgtggtgttacaggtagagaatacagcgtgctgtgtggtgttacaggtagagaatacagtgtggtgtgtggtgttacaggtagagaatacagcgtgctgtgtggtgttacaggaagagaatacagtgctgtgtggtgttacaggtagagaatacggagtgctgtgtggtgttacaggtagagaatacagtgtggtgttacaggtagagaatacagtgtgctgtgtggtgttacaggtagagaatacagcgtgctgtgtggtgttacaggtagagaatacagtgctgtgtggtgttacaggtagagaatacagcgtgctgtgtggtgttacaggaagagaatacagtgctgtgtggtgttacaggtagggaatacagcgtgctgtgtggtgttacaggtagagaatacagcgtgctgtgtggtgttacaggaagagaatacagtgctgtgttttgttacaggaagagaatacagtgctgtgtggtgttacaggtagagaatacagtgtggtgtgtggtgttacaggtagagaatacagagtgctgtgtggtgttacaggtagagaatacagcgtgctgtgtggtgttacaggtagagaatacagcgtgctgtgtggtgttacaggtagagaatacagtgtggtgttacaggtagagaatacagagtgctatgtggtgttacaggtagagaatacagcctgctgtgtggtgttacaggtagagaatacagtattctgtgtggtgttacaggtagagaatacagcgtgctgtgtggtgttacaggtagagaatacagcgtgctgtgtggtgttacaggtagagaatacagcgtgctgtgtgatgttacaggtagagaatacagtgtggtgttacaggtagagaatacagtgtgccgtgtggtgttacaggtagagaatacagcgtgctgtgtggtgttacaggtagagaatacagcgtgctgtgtggtgttacaggtagagaatacagagtgctgtgtggtgttacaggtagagaatacagggtgctgtgtggtgttacaggtagagattacagcgtgctgtgtgggtggaaccacaatgaaatgataaagttctgcaaataattcagttacacaatgaaactgcaatgtgtgaacacagcctagatgttctgcaacagatttgggtggggaataggcagggtgggggacagtgataaacagctgaaggaaagcaatgcattctggaaactgtactgcattctgggaactgctcaatcaggaagtacacaaacacaatacagaacaaaacaaaactcctcaaaacaaatagatttttggtagtttcaaaactgggatagataggtaagtaatgcgttatgcttcatAATATATGCTTCATTCTTCTATATGGACTTGTCTAAAAAGCATTGCTGAGAACGGTGCTCGGTCCTATAGACAGTAAATGGAGCAGCCGTGCAGGCACTATTTGGGACCCCCGTTCATGACTTCGATAGATGGGTTCACACTAGTGTAATACGTTTTTGCCTGCATGACCTGAACTGACTAATGTGAACTTTGCCCAAGTGGTGTTGTTGGTGATACCCTAGTAatgtgttactgtcactttaaaaaaaaaaattaaaaaaaatgatgtgttACACAAacatgtcaatagttttgatcagtcaggaatGTTCAGACCCCAACCAGTCACTagatggagctgtctgctttccCTATCTCATTGCAGTAGTCGGGCTCCTTTGACTTACTGTACTTCCCATCTCCTGCAGGAAGAGTGAGATTACGGGAGGAAAGAAGCTCTTAGTCacgtgcttctcccagctctatttAGCACTTACTGGGAATCTGAACACCCAGAACCCCTTATAGAACACAATCCTAGATATAGGTTTTGATCACTCGGGTCTGAATGTTCTGAGTGCCGCCAATTTCTataatgagctgggagaagcgtgtggctgagcgcttctctccctcTCTTACTGCAGGAGGCTTTAGTAAATCTATGGGATCATCTTCTGCAGTGAGCTGGGGAGGGAAGCGCTTGGTTGTGTGCTTCTCCTGTCTAGATCTAGAAATTGATGGGGTTATGGACTCTGACACCCTCATCACTTGAAACGTTTGACTTGGTGGCCCCCCGTCTGATTTCCTTGTATACTTCTAATATCTAAAATGTTATGGTTTCCTTTCTCAGGAAATGTGGGTAATGGCGGCTGATCGTGTCTGGTGCATTGTCTTTTCAGGTGTAGATAGACTGCAACCATGTTCCTGATCGATCAAATTGgcagaggaggaggccgcggcggaggaggaggattcggtggtggtggtggggggggaatTTTCGGAGGAATCCTTAACATTCTCAGGTAGGTAGCACTATGAAGGTTTGTATTTGTTATTTTTCCCTAAAAATAGCACCCCCCCTTCTTGTTTCTGGATTGTGTCTGTGAATAAGTCCCAATAcatcagggggagggaaccttctctcttcagctgttgcaaaactacaactcccatcatgcctggacagccaaagctaaagctttggctgtccaggcatgatgggagttgtagttttgcaacagctggagaaccaaggttccctacccctgcaataCAAGATGCAGCCTGTGATCAGGGGTGGTGCTAATAGAGGCGGCCTCTTTATTATCAGAGtgctgtgatcagctgatcattaccAATCAGGACCCTTTTAGCTGTACACTTCTCCTGCAGTGGCCTCTACTggagaaatgtagtattacaccTTCCCATTCAAATGAGTAACGGGTTACTCAGAAGATGCTGTCCTCTcttttctatgtaaaaaaaaaaaactactgggcAGTGTATGTTATTTTACAGTGGCGATGTAGGCTTCTCTATtcctatacagtgctatacatcaGGGGGCACTCCCAGTGTATATGAAGGCTCGGAcaccatgtgaacacagcccatcTTACGTTAATATAGACGTGGTATTGGGTTATATTACCTCAATCCGACCTGTAATCTATCGCTTTCTGTTCTTTACAGTGATGCGGCTTCAAACTACAACCCAACCCCTCCGGTGAGACAATATTCCCCTGGTtaaagtggctgataacagagaacaatagcgATTGTGTTCTAATGCCATGTGTATTATCCCCTCCCTCTCTTTCCAGCCCCCTCGGAGCCACATTTCTGTCATTCAGGCCAATGAGAGCGAGGAGGAGCGACAGTTCCGTCGGCTCTTTGGTCAGCTGGCTGGAGATGTAAGTAATGGGGAGGTATTGGTGTGTGTTCAAGGGCTGGCACCGTCAGTGTTGTCATAGGGAGGGTGCTCAGTATCACTGTCCTCTGTCTCCTGGGTTGTGTCCACAATGTCTGATGGTGACtcctgttttttttaggacatggAAGTCAGCGCCACAGAGCTCATGGGAATTCTAAACAAAGTGGTCGCACGCCGTGAGTATCGTTCTGATCATAAGTCGCCTTCCCGATCCTCTACCGTGgtgaccatcatcatcatcatcatcacccactGGTGACCGCATCCTGGTCACTTCTACACACAGAAAAAGccagctcagcaaatcactggatCACTGATCGTCTGAGCGGCCTTGTCTGTGTTTCGAGATGGGACCATAAAGCGACGATCATGCCCTTTAATTAAAGGGAAAACTAAACTTCCAGCCGCAGAGAGGGATACACAGCCTATTGGGTCaagtaaaaagcaaaaaacagaAAACCTTTTGACATATCGCAGTGatattttaaaagttttgatcagtcaggggcTGGGTGTTCAGACACCCACTGATTGCTAGATACTGCAGGGAGAAGAGCgtggctgagtgcttctctcctgttttcCCTGTGATTTCCGCCTTGCCGTATGAGACAAGCTCCATTATACAAACTCCGTTATAAGTGTATAGAGCTGGTTTTGTGTAGCAAGGTGATaatcacaggggagagaagcgctcagccatgtgcttctcccagctatatctagcAAGCAGTGGAGGTAAATAAAACTTTTAACATAACTCTGAGacaagttaactttttttttttttttttttttaagtgtcacttCACAAAGCTTTTGACgggtcatagagacatgtgaaaaattttgattggtccGTGTCTAAGGCTTCAAgcccgtaccgatcgggagatagagccgggagaagatgcactgcagcacgtcctctccctgatcacgtgacacagagccaggagaggacatgCTGCATCTCCCGATCAGTAggggcctgaacactcagacccagacgaATCAAAACTTTTGTGAAACAACTTGTACACTTTAAGTTGTGGGTTAACAACATATATTCAGCTAACACCATTGTGCTTGCTTAGGTAAACAGTCTGGAGTAGAGTTATCTCTGATCTCGGCCATCAGTGTTCAGATCTGAATGCTGTAGATATGGGGTACTGTAAAGGGTTAAAGACAATGTTTCCAGGCTTCCTGTTACATGATTTGAATTCCCCTGAAGTTCCCCTATCTCCACATGTAAATGTCGCTCTTGTATTTGTATATGCAGCTGCCTGTGCAGTAACAATGTTTGCCTGTGGTTCATTCTCTTACAGATCAGGACCTGAAGACGGACGGCTTCAGCGTAGAGTCATGTCGCAGTATGGTGGCCGTCATGGATGTATCCTTTAAGGACTTTTATTCAATGGAGAATGTGGAAAACCCATCAGCccgttttgcccagaaaacccctttaaaggagggatatttttcccccagaaacagcgccacatctgtccacaggttgtgtgtggtattgcagttaaaAGCTATATCTATTTATCGCTCCAGTGCATCTACAAATGGAGCTACTTTGCTCATAGCCCCTTTTAACAACATCTGACATATATTTACGTCATGATATCGCTCCCTGTGTTAAGAGAGGGGTCGCACCATGATCCTCTGGTGCTCTGAACCACAGCGGCTATTCGCTGCTTTTAAATCGTACTAAAGCCCCATACCTTATGGTCTAGTGGGCCCACCTCGCGATGTGATCGCGGACTGTTGACCCGGGCTCCTTGCTGGGCCGGTGCTCTGTGCCGTAATGACACTGATCTCAGCTCAGCACTCCATTGCTCTGTGCTCCACCAGCCCATAGTAATGGAGAAATGATCTCATTGATCAAAGCAGTATATGTATGCTGCATTGATCTATATGAGAGATAAGAATagttataatagaagtcccccacgAGGACTTAAAATTTCtgtgttaaattaaaaaaaaaaaaaagtttcattaataaaaaaaatcccctcccctaataagtttaaatcacccccttttcccagtctataaataaaaaaaaataaacatatttggcatcGCCAGGTGCGTAAtggcctgaactattaaattatggcatttttgcagcatattttgttGAAAATTAAGTCCGTCACTGCAAAGTATAAATGGTTtcataaaaaataagggctcatgtgggtctgtaagtgaaaaaatacaagcgctatggcctttatatcgtgaaaaaacaaaaactggcgctgtctttaaagggttaaatatgtCTTACCGATTGTCTACGTCTccgtggttacagactacaaacgaaCCCTGTGTTGTCTGATTTCATGTGCCTTCTTTTGGATGTCATACAGAATTAAGAGACATATGTCTGCACAGGAGCTGCGTACACAAAACGATAAAGTCTTTAATCAAAAGTAGTTGCAGAGTAGAATCCTTATTCATTTTATGTTGGGATGACTGACTAGGTGGCAACTATTATGACAGTAGGGAGGAATATAGAAATGTTTGTGCCTTAACCCCTCCGTACAGAGTGACAGCACCGGCAAACTGGGCTTTGAGGAATTCAAGTATTTGTGGAACAACATCAAGAAATGGCAGGTGAGGAAACTGTGGATTGTAAGAGGACGGCACACGTCTGATATCTGTAGGGGGCAGTAATGAGCTTACAGGAGGTTTATTATAGGGGTTAATACCATTGTTACAT
This genomic window contains:
- the CAPNS1 gene encoding calpain small subunit 1, whose product is MFLIDQIGRGGGRGGGGGFGGGGGGGIFGGILNILSDAASNYNPTPPPPRSHISVIQANESEEERQFRRLFGQLAGDDMEVSATELMGILNKVVARHQDLKTDGFSVESCRSMVAVMDSDSTGKLGFEEFKYLWNNIKKWQAVYKRFDTDRSGTIGNRELPGAFQAAGFQLNSELYQMIIRRYSDENGEMDFDNYICCLVRLDAMFRAFKALDKDGDGKIRVTIQEWLQLTMYS